In the genome of Gloeotrichia echinulata CP02, one region contains:
- a CDS encoding zinc ribbon domain-containing protein: protein MSQQVTVSTKMAAILDCSRQVEYKVIRYDGTVVFVDRFYPSSKTCANCGEIQEIS, encoded by the coding sequence ATGTCGCAGCAGGTAACAGTTTCTACCAAAATGGCAGCAATCCTGGACTGTAGTAGACAAGTAGAATATAAAGTAATTAGATATGATGGAACTGTTGTATTTGTAGATAGATTTTACCCATCTAGTAAAACTTGTGCAAATTGTGGAGAAATTCAAGAAATTAGTTGA
- a CDS encoding DUF4363 domain-containing protein, protein MKRFQPMLIIVGISLLTLVGCNGGEQASTNTPAATPEASLATGKFTQGNNGLLAVVAKTKTAVTSGNFVQAKKEFDKFEDFWKEVEDGIKTKSPKNYEAIEKSSDEITGELKASKPQKQKLLSALQLLEKSITAVSKS, encoded by the coding sequence ATGAAACGTTTCCAACCAATGTTAATTATTGTTGGTATCAGCTTGCTGACTTTGGTAGGCTGTAATGGCGGCGAACAAGCTAGCACTAATACCCCAGCAGCAACTCCTGAAGCTAGCCTAGCAACAGGAAAATTTACTCAGGGTAATAATGGTTTACTAGCTGTAGTAGCTAAAACTAAAACTGCAGTTACATCTGGCAATTTTGTCCAAGCTAAAAAAGAATTTGACAAATTTGAGGATTTTTGGAAAGAAGTAGAAGACGGGATTAAAACTAAATCGCCTAAAAACTATGAAGCTATAGAAAAAAGTAGCGATGAGATTACAGGAGAACTCAAAGCATCTAAACCCCAAAAACAAAAATTGTTGTCAGCACTGCAGTTATTAGAAAAAAGCATCACTGCTGTTTCTAAGTCTTAG
- a CDS encoding MlaD family protein gives MRSRTFREGSVGILILVGLGVFGLVVLWLNRFTSTRNSYKVIVEFANAGGMQKGAPVRYRGVKIGAISAIRPGPNAVEVEIEIAKSDLIIPKDVVIETNQSGLIGESIIEITPQKPLSSGIVASKPLDPNCDRNLIICNGSRLKGDIGISLDRLVRSSTDLATTYNNPKFYQNVNKLLENSSVAASSVTALTRDLRGLTKNAQTQLGTFSATANTVQQATNQLTASSTKTLDQFGTTAKEFRSTAKQFTLTASQANRLLTNLDNLVTSNRSGLVNTLDNISKTSNKLLVIVNSFTPAVNRLSQGELLKNLDTLSANAAEASANLRDASKALNDPNNLLLVQKTLDSARATFENTQKITADLDHLTGDLEFRENLRRLVNGLSKLVSSTDQMQQQVQVATTLDSLKAGVITPDEVIPTPTTNQQPTTINLSSTAIKSAEKEPQPIPSPVTPNLSQEVLLKQLREYGEQRKKGENQGTSK, from the coding sequence ATGCGATCGCGAACGTTTAGAGAAGGTTCTGTAGGGATATTGATCCTAGTGGGACTGGGGGTATTTGGGTTAGTAGTTTTGTGGCTGAATAGATTTACTTCGACGCGCAATTCATACAAAGTTATTGTAGAATTTGCGAATGCTGGCGGGATGCAAAAAGGGGCACCAGTCCGCTACCGTGGCGTGAAAATCGGCGCAATTTCTGCTATTCGACCAGGGCCAAATGCTGTGGAAGTGGAGATTGAAATTGCCAAATCTGACTTGATTATTCCCAAGGATGTAGTGATCGAAACTAATCAGAGTGGACTGATTGGCGAAAGCATCATTGAGATTACACCACAAAAACCCTTATCTTCTGGGATTGTGGCGTCTAAACCACTAGACCCAAATTGCGATCGCAATCTAATTATTTGTAACGGCTCTCGGTTAAAAGGTGATATTGGTATCAGTCTTGATCGACTGGTTCGCAGCAGCACCGACTTAGCGACTACCTATAATAACCCAAAATTTTATCAAAACGTCAATAAGCTGCTGGAAAATTCCTCAGTAGCAGCATCCAGTGTCACTGCCCTGACTCGGGATTTGCGGGGTTTGACTAAAAATGCTCAAACACAACTAGGCACATTTTCAGCTACTGCTAATACAGTCCAACAGGCGACAAATCAACTAACAGCATCGAGTACAAAAACACTCGATCAATTCGGTACAACAGCTAAGGAATTCCGCTCAACAGCAAAACAATTTACTTTAACCGCCAGTCAAGCCAATCGTCTACTGACTAATCTGGATAATCTAGTAACATCCAATCGTTCTGGGCTGGTTAACACCTTAGACAATATCAGCAAAACTAGTAATAAACTACTCGTGATAGTCAACAGTTTCACCCCCGCAGTTAATCGGTTATCCCAAGGAGAATTACTCAAAAACTTAGACACTCTCTCCGCGAATGCAGCGGAAGCATCAGCTAATTTGCGGGATGCTAGTAAAGCCTTAAATGATCCCAATAACCTCCTGCTAGTCCAAAAAACCTTAGACTCAGCACGAGCAACATTTGAAAACACCCAAAAAATTACCGCTGATTTGGATCACTTGACAGGTGATCTAGAGTTCCGAGAAAATTTGCGAAGATTAGTTAACGGTCTGAGTAAATTAGTGTCATCCACAGACCAGATGCAACAGCAAGTGCAGGTGGCTACTACCTTAGACTCACTCAAAGCAGGCGTCATCACACCAGATGAGGTAATTCCTACCCCAACCACCAATCAACAACCAACCACCATTAATCTCTCATCTACTGCCATTAAAAGTGCTGAAAAAGAACCTCAGCCAATCCCTTCTCCAGTTACTCCCAACTTATCCCAAGAAGTTCTATTAAAGCAACTGCGAGAGTATGGAGAACAACGGAAGAAAGGGGAAAATCAGGGTACTTCCAAATAA
- a CDS encoding ATP-binding cassette domain-containing protein: MTNPLIELKGISKTFGSNKVLDNVDLKIDRGEAVGIIGPSGTGKSTVLRMIAGLLAPDAGEIYVQGVRRDGLIEDGTDPIDIGMVFQQAALFDSLTVEENVGFLLYQNSKIQRSRIRDMVHEKLDMVGLPGIGHLYPSELSGGMRKRVSFARAIMSNPDSPKEGAELLLYDEPTAGLDPIASTVIEDLIRHLQQAQGVCSTYAIVTHQDSTIRRTADRLVFLYQGRVQWQGKVSEIDTTDHALIRQFMSGSVEGPIQVVG; encoded by the coding sequence ATGACAAACCCATTAATTGAATTGAAAGGTATTTCTAAAACCTTTGGTAGCAATAAGGTGTTAGATAATGTGGATTTGAAAATTGACCGGGGGGAAGCAGTGGGAATCATTGGTCCTTCGGGGACTGGTAAATCCACGGTTTTACGGATGATTGCGGGATTACTAGCTCCCGATGCTGGGGAAATTTATGTGCAAGGGGTGCGGCGAGATGGTTTGATTGAGGATGGCACTGACCCCATCGATATTGGGATGGTGTTTCAGCAAGCAGCATTATTTGATTCGTTGACAGTAGAAGAGAACGTGGGATTTTTACTATATCAAAATTCCAAAATACAGCGATCGCGCATTCGAGATATGGTACATGAAAAATTGGATATGGTCGGTTTACCAGGAATCGGTCATCTCTACCCATCTGAACTTTCTGGAGGGATGCGAAAACGGGTAAGTTTTGCGCGTGCGATTATGTCTAACCCCGATAGCCCCAAGGAAGGCGCAGAACTTTTACTCTACGATGAACCGACAGCCGGACTTGACCCAATCGCCTCAACCGTAATAGAAGATTTAATCCGCCACTTACAACAGGCTCAAGGAGTCTGTAGCACTTACGCCATTGTAACTCACCAAGACAGTACTATTCGTCGCACCGCTGACAGACTTGTGTTTTTGTATCAAGGTAGAGTGCAATGGCAAGGTAAAGTTAGTGAAATAGATACCACAGACCATGCATTAATTAGACAATTTATGAGTGGTAGTGTGGAAGGTCCGATACAAGTAGTCGGGTAG
- a CDS encoding NAD(P)/FAD-dependent oxidoreductase, which translates to MQDIDVIVIGSGIGGLCAAGLLARYGKRVIVCESHTIAGGAAHGFRQRGFEFDSGPSFYCGLTDAESFNPVKQVLDVLGESIQVIPYDPLGHYHFPEGTVAIYSDAERYHYEVHKITPQGAKELQLFEKRLLGLYEAMKGIPTIALRADWQVILVLLRRYLPSLLKMLPYLPMVQGSVGNVMDTTVNDPWVRRLIDLECFLLSGLKAHETIAPEVAFILGERTRAGVEYPVGGSGTIVKALVRGLKRWGGELRLGCHIEQILVESGKVLGVRSRQGEILKAPIVISNATIWDTYNHLLRPEDLPAADRQVALDTPAVESFMHLHLGIRAAGLENLTGHHVVVHDSLLDITTPGNTCMISIPSVWDETLAPDGHHVVHAYTLEPYTGWERNDLYEQKKQQKAQSLYRALGQIIPDIRERVVLELIGTPLTHAHYLRRYQGTYGPAIAAGKGMFPSTHTPIQGLYRVGDSTIPGIGVPAVAASGILCANTLIG; encoded by the coding sequence ATGCAAGATATTGATGTCATAGTTATTGGTAGCGGTATCGGCGGGTTATGTGCTGCGGGCTTACTGGCGCGTTATGGTAAACGAGTGATTGTGTGTGAAAGTCATACAATTGCTGGCGGTGCTGCTCATGGTTTTAGACAACGAGGATTTGAATTTGATTCTGGTCCTTCTTTCTATTGTGGACTGACGGATGCCGAGAGTTTTAATCCTGTCAAACAAGTTTTGGATGTTCTCGGTGAATCCATCCAAGTTATACCTTATGATCCATTAGGACACTACCATTTTCCTGAAGGCACTGTGGCAATTTATAGTGATGCCGAGCGTTATCACTATGAGGTGCATAAAATTACGCCCCAAGGTGCTAAAGAACTCCAACTGTTTGAAAAACGGTTACTAGGGCTATATGAGGCGATGAAGGGCATTCCTACCATAGCTCTGAGGGCAGATTGGCAGGTGATACTGGTGTTACTGAGGCGTTATTTACCATCTTTGCTGAAAATGCTGCCCTATTTGCCGATGGTTCAGGGTTCTGTGGGGAATGTAATGGATACAACAGTCAATGACCCTTGGGTACGGCGGCTGATCGATTTAGAATGCTTTCTGCTTTCTGGTTTAAAGGCACACGAGACAATCGCCCCAGAGGTAGCATTTATTTTGGGTGAACGCACCCGTGCTGGTGTTGAGTATCCTGTGGGCGGTAGTGGGACAATTGTCAAGGCTTTGGTGCGGGGCTTAAAACGTTGGGGTGGTGAATTGCGTCTGGGATGCCATATTGAGCAAATTTTGGTGGAATCTGGTAAAGTCCTGGGTGTGCGATCGCGCCAGGGTGAAATTCTCAAGGCACCCATAGTAATTTCCAATGCCACAATTTGGGATACCTATAATCACCTACTGCGTCCTGAAGATTTGCCAGCGGCTGATCGTCAAGTGGCTCTGGATACACCAGCAGTCGAAAGTTTTATGCATTTACACTTAGGTATCCGGGCTGCAGGGTTAGAAAATTTGACGGGACACCATGTAGTAGTTCACGATTCTCTCCTAGATATCACCACACCGGGAAATACTTGTATGATATCAATTCCCAGTGTGTGGGATGAAACCCTTGCACCTGATGGACATCATGTAGTTCATGCTTACACCCTCGAACCCTACACTGGATGGGAACGCAATGATTTATATGAGCAGAAAAAACAGCAGAAAGCCCAATCTTTATATCGCGCCCTAGGGCAGATTATCCCCGATATCCGTGAGCGTGTGGTCTTGGAACTGATTGGTACACCCCTCACTCATGCCCATTATTTGCGAAGATATCAGGGAACCTATGGCCCGGCTATAGCAGCTGGTAAGGGGATGTTTCCCAGCACACACACGCCCATACAGGGTTTATATCGCGTCGGTGATAGCACCATTCCGGGAATTGGTGTCCCAGCAGTGGCGGCTTCAGGTATTTTATGTGCCAATACGCTGATCGGATAA
- the wecB gene encoding UDP-N-acetylglucosamine 2-epimerase (non-hydrolyzing), translated as MTKKRVCIILGTRPEAIKLAPVIQVFQKSPDFELQVILTGQHREMVEQVMQLFNLKADGNLEIMQPQQSLSDITCRSLRGLEGLFQQSKPDLVIVQGDTTTAFAAALAAFYQKIPVGHVEAGLRTDDIYNPYPEEANRRLISQITQLHFAPTPLAVENLQRSGVVGKIHLTGNTVIDALLNVAATQPDCNIPGLNWDSYRTMLATVHRRENWGEPLQGIAQGFLQILDKFPDTALLLPLHRNPTVREPLQALLGNHPRIFLTEPLDYAELVGAIGRSHFLLTDSGGLQEEAPSLGKPVLVLRDTTERPEAVTAGTAKLVGTKTENIVAAAAELLSNRSAYDTMANAINPFGDGHAAEYILQIVQNYLGFE; from the coding sequence ATGACAAAAAAGCGAGTTTGCATTATCCTAGGTACTCGTCCCGAAGCAATTAAACTAGCTCCGGTGATACAGGTCTTTCAAAAGTCCCCAGACTTTGAGTTACAAGTAATTTTGACTGGACAGCATCGCGAAATGGTTGAGCAAGTAATGCAGCTGTTCAACTTGAAGGCCGATGGAAACCTAGAGATTATGCAGCCGCAGCAATCTCTGAGTGATATTACCTGTCGCAGCTTGCGAGGCTTAGAAGGATTATTTCAACAAAGCAAGCCTGATTTAGTCATCGTCCAGGGAGATACGACCACCGCTTTTGCTGCAGCCTTGGCAGCATTTTACCAAAAAATCCCTGTAGGTCATGTAGAAGCTGGGTTAAGAACTGATGACATTTACAATCCTTATCCAGAAGAAGCTAACCGACGGCTAATTTCGCAAATCACCCAGTTACACTTTGCACCAACACCTTTGGCTGTGGAAAATTTGCAGCGTTCTGGTGTTGTGGGTAAAATTCATCTCACAGGTAACACGGTAATAGATGCACTGTTGAATGTAGCTGCAACCCAACCAGATTGCAATATACCAGGCTTAAACTGGGATTCCTATCGGACAATGCTTGCAACAGTTCATCGGCGCGAGAATTGGGGCGAACCACTACAAGGAATTGCTCAAGGATTTTTACAAATATTAGACAAATTTCCCGATACAGCCCTGCTGTTACCATTACACCGAAATCCTACAGTCAGGGAACCATTACAAGCGCTATTAGGGAATCATCCGCGAATTTTCTTGACAGAACCCTTAGATTATGCAGAACTAGTGGGAGCAATTGGGCGATCGCATTTTTTACTCACTGACTCTGGTGGGTTACAAGAAGAAGCACCCAGCCTGGGAAAACCAGTGCTAGTCCTCAGAGACACCACAGAAAGACCAGAAGCAGTGACTGCAGGTACAGCCAAACTTGTCGGAACTAAAACCGAGAACATTGTTGCAGCTGCAGCCGAATTGCTAAGTAACCGAAGCGCCTATGACACAATGGCGAACGCAATTAATCCCTTTGGCGATGGTCATGCTGCTGAGTACATTTTGCAAATTGTGCAAAATTACTTGGGTTTTGAGTAA
- a CDS encoding type IV pilus twitching motility protein PilT — protein sequence MTDSQRQSNSNPASMRNLPPIPPPPPPPPTLSTQRQPVQTLDMSAQTLDLSSYKTPNQSASVAGHRPSTPPPIPNSVPEKSSNSQLTLEQLIKEAFDQGFSDIHLGVGEVPRFRNRGEINATEYPETDHEMFMSWLKEVMTAAEIQRFEEHLEFDGATQYEFARVRINVFGSLKGHAMVLRLIPLKILTMEQLRLPPIFRDICHSHKGLILVTGPTGSGKSTTMAAMIDYINKEMAKHIITIEDPIEFVHQSRKSLVKQREVGMHTRKFDNALKAALREDPDLILVGEMRDKETVNTALKAAQTGHLVMGTLHTNSAVKTIERILNLYTAEEQDSMRVAVSECLVAVIAQGLCRTTDGKRAAFHDILINTEAIKEWIKDGKYDEIGELMKQAGFDGMITMNQSLLNLYQDGRITEETALEMSPTPNEMAQFLRGRV from the coding sequence ATGACAGACTCTCAACGTCAATCGAATTCTAACCCTGCTTCCATGCGGAATTTGCCGCCAATACCGCCGCCACCACCACCACCACCAACATTGAGTACACAGCGCCAGCCTGTACAAACCTTGGACATGTCAGCACAAACGTTGGACTTGTCATCCTATAAGACCCCCAACCAGTCCGCATCTGTTGCGGGTCATCGTCCAAGCACTCCACCGCCAATACCTAATTCAGTTCCTGAAAAAAGTAGCAATTCCCAACTGACTTTAGAGCAGCTCATCAAAGAAGCTTTTGATCAAGGATTTTCTGACATCCACTTGGGTGTAGGCGAAGTACCTCGCTTCCGCAACCGAGGAGAAATCAACGCCACAGAGTATCCAGAAACTGATCATGAGATGTTCATGAGTTGGTTAAAGGAGGTGATGACCGCAGCGGAAATTCAGCGGTTTGAAGAACACCTAGAATTTGACGGTGCCACGCAGTACGAGTTTGCTCGTGTGCGGATCAATGTTTTTGGCTCCCTCAAAGGCCATGCAATGGTATTGCGGTTGATTCCGCTGAAAATCTTGACGATGGAACAGTTGCGCTTACCCCCAATTTTTCGGGATATTTGCCATTCCCACAAAGGTTTAATTTTGGTGACTGGTCCAACGGGTTCTGGTAAGTCTACAACAATGGCGGCAATGATTGACTACATCAATAAAGAGATGGCCAAGCATATCATTACCATCGAAGACCCAATTGAATTTGTCCACCAAAGTCGCAAGTCTTTAGTCAAACAGCGGGAAGTGGGAATGCATACCCGCAAATTTGACAATGCTTTGAAAGCCGCTTTACGAGAAGACCCAGATTTGATTCTGGTGGGGGAAATGCGGGATAAAGAAACAGTCAACACGGCACTCAAAGCTGCTCAAACTGGTCACTTGGTGATGGGAACCCTACACACCAATAGCGCTGTGAAAACTATTGAGCGGATACTCAATCTCTATACAGCAGAAGAACAGGATTCAATGCGGGTAGCAGTTTCAGAGTGTTTAGTGGCCGTAATTGCCCAAGGTTTGTGCCGCACTACCGATGGTAAGCGTGCAGCATTCCACGATATTCTCATCAACACTGAGGCGATTAAAGAATGGATTAAGGATGGTAAATACGATGAAATTGGCGAGTTGATGAAGCAAGCTGGTTTTGATGGGATGATTACTATGAATCAGTCGCTGCTCAACCTCTACCAAGACGGTCGCATTACTGAAGAAACCGCTTTGGAAATGTCACCAACTCCCAACGAAATGGCTCAATTCCTTCGAGGTCGAGTCTAA
- a CDS encoding circadian clock KaiB family protein — protein sequence MTDLSTDKPSKPDLFKGIALFTPGGDLIYCIDPSKQGRWHLHLCAALQEILDLPEPPHFLVPCYTATIDHWLDPRTQQVRVFAEAYPAIIRHQVVLNTIFGTGDLLWEPAPWQEGLCDRMVLASYRSSFPQLWEDHDLIMRLDLGEAAPKYHTLAANVERSQLQTQGYVLRLFVAGHSAATERILHNLHELLERSLGHPYTLKVIDVLTNPEQAEIDQVSATPTIVKVWPLPIRRIVGELDHVEKILQMLGAQ from the coding sequence ATAACTGACTTGAGTACAGACAAACCATCTAAACCCGATCTGTTTAAAGGCATTGCCTTATTTACACCAGGCGGAGATTTAATTTATTGTATCGACCCTAGCAAGCAAGGTCGATGGCATTTGCATTTGTGCGCTGCTTTACAGGAAATTTTAGATTTACCAGAACCGCCTCACTTTTTGGTGCCTTGCTACACTGCGACTATTGATCATTGGTTAGATCCGCGAACCCAACAAGTACGAGTGTTTGCGGAAGCTTATCCGGCGATTATCCGCCATCAGGTTGTGCTTAACACCATTTTTGGCACAGGGGATTTATTATGGGAACCAGCACCTTGGCAAGAAGGGTTGTGCGATCGCATGGTTTTGGCTAGTTATCGCTCTTCTTTTCCCCAACTGTGGGAAGACCATGATTTAATTATGCGTTTAGACCTTGGCGAAGCTGCACCAAAGTACCATACTTTGGCAGCAAATGTAGAGCGATCGCAACTCCAAACACAAGGTTATGTTCTCCGGCTGTTTGTTGCTGGTCATAGTGCAGCAACTGAACGCATTCTGCACAATCTACACGAACTTTTAGAGCGATCGCTCGGACACCCTTACACTCTCAAAGTTATTGATGTTTTAACTAATCCAGAACAAGCAGAAATTGATCAGGTTTCTGCAACTCCTACTATCGTCAAGGTTTGGCCTCTCCCAATTCGGCGCATTGTTGGCGAGTTGGATCATGTGGAGAAAATCCTACAAATGTTAGGCGCGCAATAA
- a CDS encoding DUF2127 domain-containing protein, with translation MKKRPFGLIAIVYYKSFVAALLMVTSVAIFLALKNHHSLEDFSDNYVLEGKAQIINWLVEKILASNRKTLAFSSIASGIYAVVTAIEAVGLWYEKRWAHVLVLVLVGISIPPEVYELIRGISFLKLIVFVVNAGVFWYLFRNFPKHHH, from the coding sequence TTGAAAAAACGTCCATTTGGGTTAATAGCCATTGTATATTACAAATCCTTTGTAGCCGCATTACTTATGGTTACTTCTGTAGCGATATTTTTGGCCTTAAAAAATCATCATAGTCTTGAAGATTTTTCTGATAATTATGTATTAGAAGGTAAAGCGCAAATTATCAATTGGCTTGTAGAAAAAATTCTGGCTTCTAATCGCAAAACCCTAGCTTTCAGCAGTATTGCATCAGGAATTTATGCAGTCGTCACCGCTATTGAAGCGGTTGGCTTATGGTACGAAAAGCGCTGGGCACATGTTCTAGTCTTGGTTCTTGTAGGTATCAGTATTCCGCCAGAAGTTTATGAATTAATTCGGGGTATTTCTTTCCTAAAATTAATTGTGTTTGTTGTGAATGCAGGAGTATTTTGGTATTTATTCCGCAACTTTCCTAAACATCATCACTAA
- a CDS encoding RNA-guided endonuclease TnpB family protein produces the protein MSKRLKRAQRRVSKKVKGSKNRAKAVKKLAKLHPKVSNIRKDSIHKLTHYLAKNHSVIKIEDLQVKAFLKNHKLAGAIADCGMYEFRRQLEYKTEKFSSILILVDRMFPSSQICSNCGNHRHIMPLKNRVYVCPDCGNTEDRDLNAAKNINRWFENIFIPERSETVELLPRLSVEWTNLLGVILRPR, from the coding sequence ATGAGTAAGCGTTTAAAACGTGCCCAGCGTCGTGTGAGCAAAAAAGTTAAAGGCTCTAAAAATCGCGCCAAAGCTGTGAAAAAGCTGGCTAAATTACACCCTAAAGTGTCAAACATCCGTAAAGATTCAATTCACAAATTGACTCACTATCTAGCTAAAAACCACAGCGTTATAAAGATAGAGGATTTACAAGTTAAGGCTTTTTTGAAAAACCACAAGTTAGCAGGTGCGATTGCTGATTGTGGTATGTATGAGTTTCGCCGTCAGCTAGAGTACAAAACAGAGAAATTCTCTAGTATATTAATCCTTGTAGATAGGATGTTTCCTAGTTCTCAAATTTGCTCTAATTGCGGTAATCATCGTCATATAATGCCATTAAAAAACCGCGTTTATGTCTGTCCTGATTGCGGTAACACTGAGGATAGAGATTTAAACGCAGCTAAAAATATAAACCGATGGTTTGAGAATATTTTTATTCCTGAACGGTCAGAAACGGTAGAGCTTCTACCGAGATTGTCTGTGGAGTGGACAAACCTCTTAGGAGTCATCCTCAGACCACGATGA
- a CDS encoding type II toxin-antitoxin system HicA family toxin — MSERIRRMTAKEVEIILRQYGFELISQKGSHRKWRNEDLGLQVIVPEHRGRTLPIGTLHSIFQGAKIPESEWRG, encoded by the coding sequence ATGAGTGAACGCATCCGGCGCATGACGGCTAAGGAGGTTGAAATTATTCTGAGACAATATGGATTTGAACTGATTTCTCAAAAAGGTAGCCACCGCAAATGGCGAAATGAAGACCTTGGATTACAAGTGATTGTACCTGAACATCGAGGGCGTACTTTACCAATTGGTACATTACACAGCATATTTCAGGGTGCCAAAATTCCTGAGTCTGAATGGAGAGGTTGA
- a CDS encoding type II toxin-antitoxin system HicB family antitoxin: MKWRVILEPDPETGDWAIWCPELPGCTSAGETQEEALENITEAIQLYLQPESIQLAPGAIAREIIVS, translated from the coding sequence ATGAAATGGCGTGTGATTCTTGAACCAGACCCAGAAACAGGTGATTGGGCTATATGGTGCCCAGAGTTACCTGGCTGTACTTCTGCAGGAGAAACTCAGGAAGAAGCTTTAGAAAATATTACAGAAGCTATTCAATTGTATTTACAACCTGAATCTATTCAGTTAGCCCCAGGCGCGATCGCACGGGAGATTATTGTCTCATGA